Genomic window (Gemmatimonadota bacterium):
AGTATCAGGGCGTCGGCGGTCACGACTCATCGTGCGGCTTCGTCGGCGCAACCGGTGTTCCGACGCGTGTCGGTGATGCCGAGCACCAGCCAGCCCTCCTCGGAGCGGAGGAGCTCGAAGGCGTTCACTCCGCAGTGACCGAAGGTCTCATCGGCGTAAAACGAATAGTCCATCCAGGCGGTGGCGAGCGGCCCATCCACGCGCATCTCCAGATTGGAGATTCGCTCGTCCCAAAGCTGGGTGCGCGGGGCGCCCACCTGGTCCGTAAATCGCGCCACTTCTGCGTGATTCACGCGGGCCTGGCCTTCCACCACGGATACCGACTTCATCGTCGCGTCGGGGTGGAAGAGAGATGCCAGGCCATCGCCGTCGCCCGCACGCATTGCGTCGAAGAAACGAGTCACCGTCTCACGGACTTGCCCGGCCTCCGGCATCTGCGCGCGGGCCTGGCCCACGGACATAGGAAGGGCAAAAAACAGGACGGCGAAGGAAGGAAAGCCGTTGGCGCATGGGTTGATCCTGGGAAGTGGGAGAGCTGGAGCACGGAAGTGCCCGCCCGCTTACTCGTTCGCCGCCGCCCCAACACCGCGAGACTAAAGACCGATGGTCGAATCCACGGCGGCCCGCCGCGCCGCCTCCGCCTCGGGTGGGAGGAGGTAGCCGTCCCGCTCGAGGGCGTCGACGGCCGCGATGTACGGAGTGAGAAAGGCTTCGCGGTTCGGGTACATCTCCCGAAGCGTGTCGGCACTGAATGCCTCTGTCGCCCCAAAGAGAAAGCAGAAGTTCTGGCCCGGGGGGGCGGGAGGCGCCACCGAGTTCCGGCGACCGTCGAGGGTCGCCGTCGGCGCTTCGAGGTGGGGAAGACGGATGCCGCCGAGAGCATTGCCGTATTCGTCGCGGACGATCGGATCTTCGGCGTTCGGATCCCCGAGCTCGATTTCCGGCGACTGGGCCGGGACCTGGCCCGCGGTTACCCACCGCGAGAAGGCGCGAAGGCCGGCTTTCACGATCGCGTCGTGTGGAGCGGCGTTGACCGGAAGCGCGCACCCCGGACCGGTCGAAAGTGGAGGCGGCTCCTCGATGATCCATCGGGGGACTTCGGCGTGCGCCGCTCCCGCGATCTCCCAGCGGCGGTATTGGTCTCCGGGCGGCTGGCGAGTGAGGTGCGACCGGAGGGCGACCATATCCCCCTCGGTCTGAAGGTCGAAGACGGGAACGTCGAGGTCGGTCCGGATGCGTGCGCCCGGAGGAATCGGCCTCTCCGCGTCAGCGCCCATTCCCTCTGCGGTCAGCCCCGAGGCGTTCGCCCCTCGGCTGTGAATGAAGTACCCGTCGAAGAGGCCCTCCCGCGGATGGATCGCGTTCACGTAGGTGACCAGCCGAAAAGCCGATTGCGACCGGCCCGTGGCGACGAGATGGCCCACCCTGAGTCCGGCGAGGGGATGACCGCTTTCCGGCGTGACGCGGAGTGCGCGGGCCGCCAGCGAAAAGATGTCGTATGAAAAGCGGTCTCCGGGGTGGGAGAGCGCCCCATACCGCTCGGGATCCCACGCCTTCAGTCCGGTTCCCGCGGCGTTCACGCCGACCGACTGCGCGCCCACACCGACCCAGGCATACCCCTCGCGAACCAGCTCTTCGGCCATCTGCGAGTAGTCGGCCGCACCCTCGGACTGGGCCGTGACGTTCAACCACTCGACGACGACCACGCCGTTGAAGGCCGACGCTTCGATGGGGCGCCGAATCAGAAGTCGAATCGCGAAGGGCTCGGTCCCGGCGGGAACGGCGTCCCAGCGGCCGTCGAGTCCCCAGGTCCCGACTTTTTCATAAGACGATGCGATTCCGGAGAGGAACCACTCGGACTCGGCGTATCCTGCCGGGAGCGCCGCGCCGCCAAGCGCGCCGAAGGCCGTGCCTCGCTGGCCCCCAGTGATGGGTCCGCTGAGCTCGGCGCGGCCGGGCTCTTGCCCTTCGACACAGGTCGCGAAGACGCTCAGGGCGACAAGAGTCGAGGCGGCAAGGGGAATTCGGCGTTCGGGTCGGTGGCGGGGCATGGGGCGACTCTACTTCACCGCGAGTGCCATCGCAACTACTTGCTGGAGGTTCCGCAGCTACTTCAGTCTTGCTTCTTGGAGAGTGGGCGATCTACAGTCCCTCGATCGCATTCCCTCGCTCCGCCGCTTTTTGCCCGCACCCGAAGGAGCTCGAGCATGAAAAGCCACCGTGGACTCGCCCTTGTTTTGGCTCTGATTGGTCTCGCGATTCTCCCTTCCAAGGGTGCCGCGCGTCAGGCCACGCCGCTCCCGACGATCGCGGAAAAGACGGAGGGGATGGAGCGGATGGACGGCTTCCTTCCTCTTTACTGGGATCCGACCCTCGGACAGCTCTGGATGGAGATCGACCGGTTCGACACGGAGCTCCTCCACATCAATGGAATCGGCGCCGGGCTCGGCTCCAACGACATCGGCCTCGACCGTGGAGCGCTGGAGGGCTCCCGCATCGTCGAGTTCGAGCGCCAGGGGCGTAGGATCCTCATGGTTCAGCCGAATTATGCCTTTCGCGCGAGCTCGACGAACCCCTCGGAGGTGGCCGCGGTGCGGGACGCCTTCGCGCGCTCGGTGCTCTGGAGCTTCACCGCTGCCGCCGAAAGCGACGGGCGAGTCCTCGTGGACCTCACGGACTTCCTTCTTCGCGACGCCGTGGACTTCGGTTCGTCCCTCACCCCCGGCACCTACCGGCTCGATGTCGGCCGGAGCTCCGTCTATCGCCCCATGACCATGAATTTTCCGGAGAACACCGAGCTCGAAGTCGAGCTGACTTTCGTCCGGCAGCCGGGTGGTGGAGGCGGGGGAGGGGGAGGAATCGAAGGCGTCGGAAGTGTGTCCGCGTCCGCGGAGGCGGCGAGCCTCAGGCTTCATCACTCGTTCGTGCAGCTCCCCGGCGAAGGTTATGAGCCGCGCGCCTTCGATCCCCGTTCGGGTTACGGGGCGATGAGCTACCGGGACTATTCGACGCCGATCGAGGAGCCGATCGTGCAGCGCTTCATTCGTAGGCATCGCCTTGAAAAGCGAAATCCCAACGAGGCGATGGGGGAGGCCGTCGAGCCGATCGTGTATTACCTGGATCCGGGCGTGCCGGAGCCGATCCGGTCCGCCCTTCTGGACGGCGCCAGATGGTGGAATCAGGCCTTCGAAGCGGCCGGGTACGAAAACGCATTCCAGGTGGAGCTTCGTCCTGACAGCATCAGCTCGCACGACATTCGGTACAACGTCATTAACTGGGTTCACCGCTCGACGCGTGGCTGGAGCACCGGGGCGTCGGTTTCCGATCCTCGCACGGGAGAGATCCTGAAGGGGGTCGTGACCCTCGGATCGCTCCGGGTCCGTCAGGACTACATGATCGCGGAGGGGCTGCTGGCGCCCTACGAAAACGGGGACGAGACACCGACGGAGCTCTCGGAGTGGGCGCTCGCCCGGATTCGGCAACTCTCCGCCCACGAGATCGGCCACACCCTGGGCCTGGGGCACAACTATTACGACAGCGAAGCGGGACGGATCTCGGTGTTGGATTACCCGCACCCCTGGGTCACCCTCGATGAGGGGGGTGAGCTCGACTATTCGGAAGTCTACGACGACGGCATTGGCGAGTGGGACCGTGTGGCGATCGAATACGGATACCGGGACTTCCCCGAAGGGGCCGACGAGGCGCGAGAGCTTCAGCGCATTCTCGATGAAGCCTGGGAGGAAGACGTCCGGTATATGACGAACCAGGACATCGCCACACACCCGCGGGCGGATCAGTGGTCGAACGGCACGGATGCGGCAGCCGAGCTGGATCGGATGATGGAGGTCCGGCGGGTCGCGCTGTCCCGCTTTGGTGAGACGGCGATCCGGGTAGGGATGCCGATGGCGACGATGGAAGAAGTTCTCGTTCCCCTCTACCTGCATCACCGCTACCAGGTCGAAGCGACCGCTTCCGTCCTGGGCGGGGTGGACTACATCTACGCCATCCGAGGCGACGGGCGGGAGCCGTTCCGACGTCCGACGGGCGACGCCCAGCGAAGGGCGCTTCGATCGCTGGCCGCGGCGCTCGCGCCTTCGGCCCTGGCGCTGCCGGACGCCGTCGTCCGATCCCTTC
Coding sequences:
- a CDS encoding alpha/beta hydrolase domain-containing protein; the protein is MPRHRPERRIPLAASTLVALSVFATCVEGQEPGRAELSGPITGGQRGTAFGALGGAALPAGYAESEWFLSGIASSYEKVGTWGLDGRWDAVPAGTEPFAIRLLIRRPIEASAFNGVVVVEWLNVTAQSEGAADYSQMAEELVREGYAWVGVGAQSVGVNAAGTGLKAWDPERYGALSHPGDRFSYDIFSLAARALRVTPESGHPLAGLRVGHLVATGRSQSAFRLVTYVNAIHPREGLFDGYFIHSRGANASGLTAEGMGADAERPIPPGARIRTDLDVPVFDLQTEGDMVALRSHLTRQPPGDQYRRWEIAGAAHAEVPRWIIEEPPPLSTGPGCALPVNAAPHDAIVKAGLRAFSRWVTAGQVPAQSPEIELGDPNAEDPIVRDEYGNALGGIRLPHLEAPTATLDGRRNSVAPPAPPGQNFCFLFGATEAFSADTLREMYPNREAFLTPYIAAVDALERDGYLLPPEAEAARRAAVDSTIGL
- a CDS encoding nuclear transport factor 2 family protein translates to MSVGQARAQMPEAGQVRETVTRFFDAMRAGDGDGLASLFHPDATMKSVSVVEGQARVNHAEVARFTDQVGAPRTQLWDERISNLEMRVDGPLATAWMDYSFYADETFGHCGVNAFELLRSEEGWLVLGITDTRRNTGCADEAAR
- a CDS encoding zinc-dependent metalloprotease, with product MKSHRGLALVLALIGLAILPSKGAARQATPLPTIAEKTEGMERMDGFLPLYWDPTLGQLWMEIDRFDTELLHINGIGAGLGSNDIGLDRGALEGSRIVEFERQGRRILMVQPNYAFRASSTNPSEVAAVRDAFARSVLWSFTAAAESDGRVLVDLTDFLLRDAVDFGSSLTPGTYRLDVGRSSVYRPMTMNFPENTELEVELTFVRQPGGGGGGGGGIEGVGSVSASAEAASLRLHHSFVQLPGEGYEPRAFDPRSGYGAMSYRDYSTPIEEPIVQRFIRRHRLEKRNPNEAMGEAVEPIVYYLDPGVPEPIRSALLDGARWWNQAFEAAGYENAFQVELRPDSISSHDIRYNVINWVHRSTRGWSTGASVSDPRTGEILKGVVTLGSLRVRQDYMIAEGLLAPYENGDETPTELSEWALARIRQLSAHEIGHTLGLGHNYYDSEAGRISVLDYPHPWVTLDEGGELDYSEVYDDGIGEWDRVAIEYGYRDFPEGADEARELQRILDEAWEEDVRYMTNQDIATHPRADQWSNGTDAAAELDRMMEVRRVALSRFGETAIRVGMPMATMEEVLVPLYLHHRYQVEATASVLGGVDYIYAIRGDGREPFRRPTGDAQRRALRSLAAALAPSALALPDAVVRSLPPRPAGYGSTRELFPRYTGGMFDLVTPAVVAADHVVANVLDASRAARLVQQHAVDPSLPNLLEVIDELIEATFGARPANPYEAEIKRAVERVVMGRLMRLADGASMPQVRAEALLRLEERSEALVLMADAAADADRAHYGLLVHDIGRFLSGEAPVSDLVAVPAAPPGAPIGEPAMDWLGLLEPWCIQEEVW